A region from the Clostridium beijerinckii genome encodes:
- a CDS encoding nucleotidyltransferase domain-containing protein, with protein MNLERRIVDEIVGICHKYEHIRKVILFGSRAREDNSIKSDIDLAIYCDNSIVDFIEDIEMNTSTLLEFDFSDMKGIQDELFIEQVKKEGVVIYAKH; from the coding sequence TTGAATTTAGAACGAAGGATTGTTGATGAAATAGTAGGTATATGTCATAAGTATGAGCACATTAGAAAAGTCATTCTTTTTGGATCTAGAGCACGCGAAGATAATTCAATTAAAAGTGACATCGATTTAGCTATATATTGTGATAATTCAATAGTAGATTTTATTGAGGATATTGAAATGAATACTAGTACTTTACTAGAATTTGATTTTTCAGATATGAAAGGTATACAGGATGAGCTATTTATAGAGCAAGTAAAAAAAGAAGGAGTAGTTATTTATGCGAAGCATTGA
- a CDS encoding nucleotidyltransferase, which translates to MRSIDFKYMNLKKAYDRLVEVSNLYDGKNDIIRDSLIQRFEFAYELTHKTLREFMKYLGVTLENSFPRTIYKKAYVNNLISDDKVWISLLEDRNSTSHIYNENLANEIANRIVNEYVNAIGELVENLGKL; encoded by the coding sequence ATGCGAAGCATTGATTTCAAATATATGAATCTAAAAAAAGCTTATGATAGGCTTGTTGAGGTAAGCAATTTGTATGATGGAAAGAATGATATAATAAGAGACAGTTTAATTCAAAGATTTGAATTTGCGTATGAACTTACTCATAAAACCCTTAGAGAATTTATGAAATATTTAGGTGTAACCCTAGAAAATTCATTTCCACGTACAATATATAAAAAAGCATATGTAAATAATTTAATATCGGATGATAAAGTCTGGATTAGTTTATTAGAAGATAGAAATTCTACGTCACACATATATAATGAAAATTTAGCAAATGAAATTGCTAATAGAATAGTAAATGAATATGTTAACGCAATAGGAGAATTAGTTGAGAATTTAGGAAAGCTTTAG
- the galU gene encoding UTP--glucose-1-phosphate uridylyltransferase, which translates to MNKKIRKAIIPAAGLGTRFLPATKAQPKEMLPIVDKPTIQYIIEEAIASGIEEILIITGRNKKCIEDHFDKSVELEMELEKNNKTELLELVKDISDMVDIHYIRQKEPRGLGHAIHCAKSFVGNEPFAILLGDDIVYTDETQKPCLKQLIDCYNEYKTSVLGVQSVDFEDVSKYGIVNGIPIEGRVCKVKGLVEKPRREDAPSNTAILGRYIVTPKIFEILENTKPGKGNEIQLTDALLELIKSEAMYAYNFEGKRYDVGDKLGFLQATVEYALRKPELRDELIEYLKSVI; encoded by the coding sequence ATGAATAAAAAAATAAGAAAAGCGATAATCCCAGCAGCAGGTCTTGGTACAAGATTTTTACCTGCAACAAAGGCTCAACCAAAGGAAATGCTTCCTATAGTAGATAAGCCTACTATTCAATATATTATTGAAGAAGCGATTGCTTCAGGTATTGAAGAGATTCTTATCATTACAGGAAGAAATAAGAAGTGTATTGAAGATCATTTTGATAAATCTGTGGAACTTGAAATGGAGCTTGAAAAGAATAATAAAACTGAACTCTTAGAATTAGTTAAGGATATATCAGATATGGTTGATATTCATTATATAAGACAAAAGGAGCCTAGAGGGCTAGGACATGCTATTCATTGTGCCAAGAGTTTTGTGGGTAATGAACCTTTTGCTATTTTACTTGGTGATGACATTGTTTATACAGATGAAACTCAAAAGCCTTGTTTAAAGCAACTTATTGATTGTTATAATGAGTATAAGACAAGTGTTCTAGGAGTTCAAAGTGTTGATTTTGAAGATGTATCTAAGTATGGTATTGTTAATGGAATACCGATAGAGGGTAGAGTATGTAAGGTTAAAGGTTTAGTGGAAAAGCCAAGGAGAGAAGATGCTCCTTCTAATACTGCAATACTTGGTAGATATATAGTAACTCCTAAGATATTTGAAATATTAGAGAATACAAAACCTGGTAAGGGTAATGAAATCCAGCTTACAGATGCATTGTTAGAACTTATTAAAAGTGAAGCTATGTATGCTTATAATTTTGAAGGTAAGAGATATGATGTTGGTGATAAACTTGGATTTTTACAAGCAACAGTAGAATATGCTTTAAGAAAACCTGAACTTAGGGATGAGCTTATAGAATATTTAAAAAGTGTAATATAA
- a CDS encoding capsular biosynthesis protein: MELPALGVIPEDSKRRRIKNHTTLIVEKKPRSIVAEAYRTLMTNINHSSSEKQIQTILITSSKLQEGKSTVAVNLALSFAENQKTVIIVDCDFRKPSLHKKFNIPNTCGLSDVIIKKESLESAIQKYNKNLHILSSGNFTKKPASMLSSQAMDDILIALKKKYDVIILDSAPIQAVVDAQILSAKVDGTLIVVHAGITNVKSVLETKNLLNKVNGIISGTVLYRVENNKNNYYYNNHSSSAINF, translated from the coding sequence ATGGAGTTGCCAGCTCTTGGCGTGATTCCTGAGGATTCCAAGAGGCGTAGAATAAAAAATCATACTACATTAATAGTAGAAAAAAAGCCAAGATCGATAGTTGCAGAAGCTTATAGAACACTAATGACTAACATAAATCATTCTTCATCAGAAAAACAAATTCAAACCATATTAATTACAAGCTCAAAATTGCAAGAAGGAAAATCAACAGTTGCTGTAAATTTAGCTTTATCCTTTGCTGAAAATCAAAAAACAGTAATAATAGTAGATTGTGATTTTAGAAAACCTTCCTTGCACAAAAAGTTCAATATACCTAATACTTGTGGTTTGTCAGATGTAATTATAAAAAAAGAGTCTTTAGAAAGTGCAATTCAAAAGTATAATAAAAATCTACATATATTATCTTCAGGAAATTTTACAAAGAAGCCAGCTAGTATGTTATCATCACAAGCAATGGATGATATATTAATAGCTTTGAAGAAAAAATATGATGTGATTATATTGGATAGTGCACCTATACAAGCAGTTGTTGATGCTCAAATTCTTTCAGCAAAAGTAGATGGTACATTAATTGTAGTACATGCAGGAATAACAAATGTTAAATCTGTACTAGAAACTAAGAATCTACTAAATAAGGTTAATGGAATTATAAGTGGAACTGTATTATATAGAGTAGAAAACAATAAGAATAACTATTATTATAATAATCATAGCAGTTCAGCTATAAACTTCTAA
- a CDS encoding teicoplanin resistance protein VanZ translates to MKKFIILLCLFWMGFIFYMSSNNGQISHEESTKVVNFIQNKTITENSTSNKKSVNEQQVKANKLDYIIRKNAHAFMYMVLAFLVGSILFIFNKRGADAIIYILFICLFYALTDEFHQSFVPGRTSLVSDVLVDFGGALIGLIFFYIAYYKIGHKKNV, encoded by the coding sequence TTGAAGAAATTTATTATACTTTTATGTTTATTTTGGATGGGATTTATATTTTATATGTCAAGTAATAACGGGCAAATTTCACATGAAGAAAGTACTAAAGTAGTTAACTTTATTCAAAATAAAACAATAACTGAAAATTCTACTTCAAATAAAAAGAGTGTTAATGAACAGCAAGTGAAAGCAAATAAATTAGATTATATAATTAGAAAAAATGCTCATGCATTTATGTATATGGTATTAGCATTTTTAGTAGGTAGTATATTATTTATTTTTAATAAAAGAGGAGCGGATGCAATAATTTATATACTATTTATTTGTTTGTTTTATGCTTTAACTGATGAGTTTCATCAATCTTTTGTACCAGGAAGAACTTCTTTAGTTAGTGACGTTTTAGTGGATTTTGGAGGAGCTTTAATAGGATTAATATTTTTTTACATAGCTTATTATAAGATAGGGCACAAGAAGAACGTCTAA
- a CDS encoding cell wall-binding protein, whose protein sequence is MKNFKLKKLLALMTVTLMTAVAILPVKASAAWKQSDIGNWSYTEGNTSVSGWKSIDGKWYFFDSNATMKTGWFLDGGSWYYTTTSGEMKTGWINDGGKWYYTASSGAMQTGWLSNNGAWYYLNTSGDMKTGLVEINNKTYYLSESGAMKTGNVTVNGVNYSFAANGEKVNQIESKPATTTASKPVATDPTTSGGSGGSGGSGGGSGPSVPDTNTSSPLYKSLYGTWKIGSHIPSNVETIFDSFIGEKVTIKSKSISLSLGTNTKTISNPTIKEGTMTSLEFSNTYSVDVSGDTVKYVRIIQTEKPDNYVTIFTTNDGTVYTLVVGELFKLEKQ, encoded by the coding sequence ATGAAAAATTTTAAACTTAAAAAATTGTTAGCTTTAATGACAGTAACACTTATGACTGCAGTAGCTATACTTCCAGTTAAAGCTTCAGCAGCTTGGAAACAATCAGATATCGGCAATTGGAGCTATACTGAAGGAAATACATCTGTTTCAGGTTGGAAATCAATTGATGGAAAGTGGTATTTCTTTGATTCTAATGCAACAATGAAAACAGGTTGGTTCTTAGATGGAGGTTCTTGGTATTACACTACTACATCAGGAGAGATGAAAACTGGTTGGATTAATGATGGAGGTAAATGGTACTATACAGCTTCATCAGGAGCTATGCAAACTGGTTGGCTATCTAACAACGGTGCTTGGTATTACTTAAATACATCAGGTGATATGAAAACTGGATTAGTTGAAATAAATAATAAAACTTATTATTTAAGTGAATCTGGAGCAATGAAAACTGGGAATGTAACAGTTAACGGTGTAAATTATTCATTTGCTGCAAATGGCGAAAAAGTAAATCAAATTGAATCAAAACCAGCAACTACTACAGCTTCAAAACCAGTTGCAACTGATCCAACTACATCAGGAGGTTCAGGTGGTTCAGGTGGTTCAGGTGGCGGTTCTGGTCCAAGTGTTCCTGACACTAATACATCTAGCCCTTTATATAAAAGTTTATATGGAACTTGGAAAATCGGAAGTCATATTCCTTCAAATGTAGAAACAATATTCGATTCTTTTATTGGAGAAAAAGTGACTATTAAAAGTAAAAGCATTAGTTTATCTTTAGGCACTAATACTAAGACTATTTCTAATCCTACTATTAAAGAAGGAACTATGACTTCTTTAGAGTTTTCTAACACATACAGCGTAGATGTCTCTGGTGATACAGTTAAATATGTTCGTATAATCCAAACTGAGAAACCTGACAATTATGTAACTATTTTTACTACAAATGATGGAACTGTATATACTTTAGTAGTAGGAGAACTTTTTAAATTAGAAAAACAATAA
- a CDS encoding AAA family ATPase, with protein sequence MRPLADLMRPSDLEDFAGQQQILSEGKPLYNLIKSKNICNCIFYGPPGTGKTTLANIMANYVDKKFYKLNATIASVKDIQDITNNMDNLLNYNGVVLYIDELQHFNKKQQQSLLEFIEDGRITLIASTTENPYFVIHKAIISRCNIFSFKPLSTSDIIVGLEKSLKRLISEGVEVKYSKDALNYIGEISQGDYRKAYNILELAINSQVKNVRVISSEYIESLGQSSMRADNNGDEFYNLLSALQKSIRGSDPNAAIHYLARLIKGGNLTAIVRRISVIAAEDIGLAFPNALSVVNSGIELVLKVGLPEARIILSEIVIYLATLPKSNSACLAIESAMNDLENINFGDVPMHLKDAHYSGSASLGVGGYKYPHNYNNHYVEQDYLPKELDGKIYYNEQNNKYEDSLKNYWEKIKKQ encoded by the coding sequence ATGAGACCATTAGCAGATTTAATGAGACCTAGTGATTTAGAAGATTTTGCAGGGCAACAACAGATATTAAGTGAAGGAAAGCCATTATATAATTTGATAAAAAGCAAAAATATATGTAATTGTATATTTTATGGTCCACCTGGAACTGGAAAGACTACTTTAGCTAACATAATGGCTAATTACGTAGATAAGAAATTTTATAAGTTGAATGCGACAATAGCATCTGTAAAAGATATTCAAGATATAACTAATAATATGGATAATTTATTGAATTATAATGGGGTAGTTCTATATATAGATGAACTTCAGCATTTTAATAAGAAGCAACAACAATCATTATTGGAATTTATAGAAGACGGAAGAATAACTTTAATTGCAAGTACTACTGAAAATCCGTACTTTGTTATACATAAAGCTATAATAAGTAGATGCAATATATTTTCTTTTAAGCCGTTAAGTACATCTGATATTATAGTTGGACTAGAAAAGTCATTAAAAAGACTGATATCTGAAGGGGTAGAAGTTAAGTATTCTAAAGATGCACTGAACTATATTGGAGAAATTTCTCAAGGAGATTATAGAAAAGCATATAATATTTTGGAATTAGCTATAAATTCTCAAGTTAAGAATGTTAGAGTGATTTCTAGTGAGTATATAGAGAGTTTAGGTCAGTCTAGTATGAGAGCTGATAATAATGGGGATGAATTTTATAATTTATTAAGTGCACTTCAAAAGAGTATTAGGGGAAGTGACCCAAATGCTGCGATTCATTATTTAGCTAGATTAATTAAAGGCGGAAACTTAACTGCTATAGTTAGGAGAATATCTGTTATTGCAGCTGAGGATATAGGTCTTGCATTTCCAAATGCATTATCAGTTGTTAATTCTGGTATAGAACTTGTTTTAAAGGTGGGATTGCCAGAAGCAAGAATAATTCTTTCGGAAATAGTAATTTATTTAGCAACGCTTCCTAAATCTAATAGCGCTTGTTTGGCTATTGAGTCTGCAATGAATGATTTGGAAAATATTAATTTTGGTGATGTTCCTATGCATTTAAAAGATGCACATTATTCGGGGTCTGCAAGTCTTGGTGTTGGAGGATATAAATATCCACATAATTACAATAATCATTATGTAGAGCAAGATTATTTACCAAAAGAATTAGATGGGAAAATATATTATAATGAACAAAATAATAAATATGAAGATAGTTTAAAGAATTATTGGGAAAAAATTAAAAAACAATAA
- a CDS encoding transcriptional regulator: MKLSTKGRYGVRAMVDLAASYGGAPVSIKSISKRENLSEYYLEQLFSPLRRANIIRSIRGAQGGYVLCKPPNEITVGDIMTILEGPIEIADCIDGVECDSSDCCATKVVWEKIKNSIDSVMNSITLQNIIDDHEIMKNKKNGINIADRSE; encoded by the coding sequence ATGAAACTTTCAACAAAAGGAAGATATGGAGTTAGAGCCATGGTTGATTTAGCAGCTAGTTATGGCGGTGCCCCAGTTTCAATTAAAAGTATATCTAAAAGAGAAAATCTTTCGGAATATTATTTAGAACAATTATTTAGTCCCCTTAGACGGGCTAATATTATAAGAAGTATAAGAGGAGCCCAAGGTGGATATGTTTTATGCAAACCTCCAAATGAAATAACTGTTGGAGATATAATGACTATTTTAGAAGGCCCTATTGAGATAGCAGATTGTATTGATGGAGTTGAATGTGATAGTTCAGATTGCTGTGCAACTAAAGTTGTATGGGAAAAAATAAAAAATAGTATAGATAGTGTTATGAATTCAATTACCTTACAAAATATAATAGATGATCATGAAATCATGAAGAATAAAAAAAATGGTATAAACATTGCAGACAGGAGTGAATAA
- the nifS gene encoding cysteine desulfurase NifS yields MKNVYMDYSATTYVKPEVLEEMLPYFTEKFGNPSSFYGISRITKMAIDKAREQVAKSLNCLPDEVYFTGGGSEADNWAIKGIASAHKNKGNHIITTKVEHHAVLHTCAYLEKNGFDVTYLDVDEEGFIRLEDLKNAITDKTILVSIMFANNEIGTIQPIKEIGEICREKKVFFHTDAVQAVGNIPVDVKEMNIDMLSLAGHKVYGPKGIGVLYIKKGIKIDNLIHGGAQEKNRRAGTENIAAIVGIGKALELATNNLEEHMKEMIILRDKLMDGLLEIPYTRLNGPKGDKRLPGNVNICFRFIEGESILLSLDFKGVCASSGSACTSGSLDPSHVLLAIGLPHEIAHGSLRLTMGDGSTEEDVDYVLEVVPPIIERLRNMSPLWDDFLKKGEK; encoded by the coding sequence ATGAAAAATGTATATATGGACTATTCAGCTACAACTTATGTTAAGCCAGAAGTTCTAGAAGAAATGCTTCCTTACTTTACTGAAAAGTTTGGTAACCCATCTTCATTTTACGGAATATCAAGAATAACAAAAATGGCTATAGATAAGGCTAGAGAGCAAGTAGCAAAATCATTAAACTGCTTACCTGATGAAGTATATTTTACAGGTGGTGGATCAGAAGCTGACAACTGGGCAATAAAAGGTATTGCATCAGCTCATAAAAACAAAGGGAATCATATAATAACTACTAAAGTAGAACATCATGCAGTTCTTCATACTTGTGCATACTTAGAAAAAAATGGCTTTGATGTTACATATTTAGATGTTGATGAAGAAGGTTTTATTAGATTAGAGGATTTAAAGAACGCTATTACTGATAAAACAATTTTAGTAAGTATTATGTTTGCTAACAATGAAATAGGAACAATCCAACCAATAAAAGAAATTGGAGAAATTTGTAGAGAAAAGAAAGTTTTCTTCCATACAGATGCAGTTCAAGCAGTTGGAAATATTCCAGTAGATGTTAAAGAAATGAATATAGATATGTTATCACTTGCAGGTCATAAGGTTTATGGTCCAAAAGGTATAGGTGTTCTATATATTAAGAAGGGAATTAAGATTGATAACTTAATTCATGGTGGAGCTCAAGAAAAAAATAGAAGAGCTGGTACAGAAAATATTGCAGCTATTGTAGGAATTGGTAAAGCACTAGAGCTTGCAACTAATAATTTAGAAGAACACATGAAGGAAATGATTATACTTAGAGACAAATTAATGGATGGACTTTTAGAAATTCCATATACTAGATTAAATGGACCAAAGGGAGATAAAAGATTACCTGGAAATGTTAATATATGTTTCAGATTTATAGAAGGGGAATCAATTCTTTTATCACTAGATTTCAAAGGGGTTTGTGCTTCAAGCGGTAGTGCTTGTACATCAGGATCATTAGACCCATCACATGTATTACTAGCAATTGGGCTTCCTCATGAAATAGCTCATGGATCATTAAGACTTACAATGGGAGATGGATCAACAGAAGAAGATGTAGATTATGTTCTTGAAGTTGTACCACCGATTATTGAAAGATTAAGAAATATGTCACCATTATGGGATGACTTTTTAAAGAAAGGGGAAAAATAA
- the nifU gene encoding Fe-S cluster assembly scaffold protein NifU, with protein MIYSEKVMEHFQNPRNVGEIEDANGVGEVGNAKCGDIMKIYLKVEDNIIKDVKFKTFGCGSAIASSSMATELIKGKTLDEAWDLTNKAVAEALDGLPPVKMHCSVLAEEAIHKAINDYRSNNGLEVIPMEEHSDEELHAAVHGEE; from the coding sequence ATGATATATAGTGAAAAGGTAATGGAACATTTCCAAAATCCAAGAAATGTTGGAGAAATAGAGGATGCAAATGGTGTAGGTGAAGTTGGAAACGCTAAGTGTGGAGATATAATGAAAATCTACCTTAAGGTTGAAGATAATATTATAAAAGATGTTAAATTTAAAACTTTTGGATGTGGATCAGCTATTGCATCCTCATCAATGGCAACTGAATTAATTAAAGGAAAAACTTTAGATGAAGCTTGGGATTTAACTAATAAAGCTGTTGCAGAAGCATTAGATGGACTTCCACCAGTAAAAATGCATTGCTCAGTACTTGCAGAAGAAGCAATTCATAAGGCTATAAACGATTATAGATCAAACAATGGATTAGAAGTAATACCAATGGAAGAGCATAGTGATGAAGAGTTACATGCTGCTGTTCATGGGGAAGAGTAA
- a CDS encoding tRNA 2-thiouridine(34) synthase MnmA: MKKKVLIGMSGGVDSSVAAYLLKQQGYEVIGATMQIWQHDDEFEEKEGGCCSLSAVEDARRVCDKLDIPFYVLNFRDYFKEKVIEPFVQEYIDGKTPNPCIECNKHLKFDELLRRARGIGADYVATGHYAKIEERDGRYLLIRSDDDSKDQTYALYNFTQDQLEHTLMPCGDYEKTKIREIAKEIGLAVHNKKDSEEICFIPDNNHGRFISEAKPGRVKTGNFVDKSGNVLGKHKGIVYYTIGQRKGLGLSLGRPVFVTSINAKTNEVVLGSEDDIFKTDLIATELNFISFDKLEKEIEVQAKIRYSAKPAEATLTPLPNGRVKVSFKEKQRAMTKGQSVVFYDNEVVVGGGIIETVI, translated from the coding sequence ATGAAGAAAAAAGTTTTAATAGGTATGAGTGGTGGTGTAGATAGTTCTGTTGCTGCATATTTATTGAAACAGCAGGGATATGAAGTCATTGGTGCTACAATGCAAATTTGGCAACATGATGATGAATTTGAAGAAAAAGAAGGGGGCTGCTGCTCCCTTTCTGCTGTTGAGGATGCAAGACGCGTATGTGACAAACTTGATATACCTTTTTATGTTTTAAATTTTAGAGATTATTTTAAGGAAAAGGTCATAGAGCCTTTCGTTCAAGAATACATAGATGGAAAAACACCTAATCCTTGTATTGAATGTAATAAACATTTGAAATTTGATGAACTTTTGAGACGTGCAAGAGGAATAGGAGCAGATTATGTAGCTACAGGTCATTATGCTAAAATTGAAGAACGTGATGGAAGATATCTTTTAATCCGATCTGATGATGATAGTAAGGATCAAACATATGCACTATATAATTTTACCCAAGATCAATTGGAACATACATTAATGCCTTGTGGAGACTATGAAAAAACAAAAATAAGAGAAATAGCAAAAGAAATTGGCTTAGCTGTTCATAACAAAAAGGATAGTGAAGAAATTTGCTTTATTCCAGATAATAATCATGGAAGATTTATTTCAGAAGCAAAACCAGGTAGGGTTAAGACTGGTAACTTTGTTGATAAAAGTGGTAACGTACTTGGAAAACATAAAGGAATTGTATATTATACCATAGGACAAAGAAAAGGACTTGGACTTTCTCTTGGAAGGCCAGTTTTCGTAACAAGTATAAATGCTAAAACTAATGAAGTTGTCTTAGGTTCTGAAGATGATATATTTAAAACAGATCTAATTGCAACAGAACTTAATTTCATTTCGTTTGATAAGTTAGAAAAAGAAATAGAAGTGCAAGCTAAAATAAGATATTCTGCAAAACCAGCAGAAGCAACTTTGACACCACTACCAAATGGTAGAGTTAAAGTTTCTTTTAAAGAAAAACAAAGAGCAATGACTAAAGGCCAATCAGTTGTATTTTATGATAATGAAGTAGTAGTTGGTGGCGGAATAATTGAAACAGTAATTTAA
- a CDS encoding transposase yields MIKLLDPKNDLVFQKLFGMKKNKSILINFLNAVLELDGLDKIKDVSFEEKQLDVTLLTSEKLSILDLHVVTETQININVEIQLINQYNMIKRTIFYLSKMILSQLKKGEDYSALSRTITINILNFNYLEEDNFINNYLYHNKKTKKMLSDLCEIIFIELPKFNITHKDYNDKLHKWLTFLANPSGEEIQDMAKTDGEIKEAMDTLYDISSDEELRRLIDLRELAIMDEQNRLNGAKKEGIKEGIEQGKSELLIKQLSKKFKILPEEYKKKIKLLPLETIESIGVEIFDMESIEDLKKYF; encoded by the coding sequence ATGATTAAATTATTAGATCCTAAAAATGACTTGGTATTTCAAAAATTATTTGGGATGAAAAAGAACAAAAGTATCTTAATTAATTTTTTAAATGCAGTACTTGAACTCGATGGATTAGATAAAATAAAAGATGTATCTTTTGAGGAAAAACAACTTGATGTGACGCTTTTAACTAGTGAGAAATTAAGCATATTAGATCTACATGTAGTCACTGAAACACAAATAAATATTAATGTGGAAATTCAGCTTATAAATCAGTATAATATGATAAAGAGAACTATATTTTACTTATCAAAAATGATATTAAGCCAGTTGAAAAAAGGTGAAGATTATTCTGCTTTGAGTAGAACGATTACCATAAACATTTTAAATTTCAATTATTTAGAGGAAGATAATTTTATAAATAATTATCTTTATCACAATAAAAAAACGAAAAAAATGTTATCTGATTTATGCGAAATTATCTTTATTGAATTACCTAAATTTAATATAACACATAAAGACTATAATGATAAACTTCATAAATGGTTAACTTTTTTAGCAAATCCAAGTGGAGAGGAGATTCAAGATATGGCGAAAACTGATGGTGAAATAAAAGAAGCAATGGACACATTGTATGATATAAGTTCAGATGAAGAATTAAGAAGATTAATTGACTTAAGAGAACTAGCTATTATGGATGAACAAAATAGATTGAATGGTGCTAAAAAAGAAGGGATAAAAGAAGGAATAGAACAAGGAAAATCAGAACTTTTGATTAAGCAGCTATCAAAGAAATTTAAAATACTCCCAGAGGAATACAAAAAGAAAATAAAACTTTTACCACTAGAAACTATAGAAAGTATAGGTGTAGAAATATTTGATATGGAATCTATTGAGGATTTAAAAAAGTATTTTTAG
- a CDS encoding photosystem reaction center subunit H, with product MFKTRDFYFKKVYNIKGKKIGIIEDLYIDFYLGKVVGFKVSNSTLFSKKNYVDMEDIIEIGEDIIINSIRKGEGLTFKEIKYMEIIDTLSNIKGVLEDIIIDIQDYSIKAIVISSGLIDKMIKGKQIILLNRCILGERYILYTGNEGISFKSMPHNMEQYNAIKKA from the coding sequence ATGTTTAAGACTAGGGATTTTTACTTCAAAAAAGTTTATAATATTAAAGGTAAAAAAATTGGAATTATAGAAGATTTATATATAGATTTTTATCTGGGAAAAGTTGTGGGCTTTAAAGTATCTAATAGTACTTTGTTTTCTAAAAAAAATTATGTTGATATGGAAGATATTATAGAGATAGGTGAAGATATAATAATAAACTCTATAAGAAAAGGAGAAGGGTTAACATTTAAAGAAATTAAATATATGGAAATAATTGATACTCTAAGCAATATAAAAGGAGTTTTGGAAGATATAATAATAGATATACAAGATTATTCAATAAAAGCTATTGTGATAAGTTCGGGATTAATAGATAAAATGATAAAAGGTAAGCAAATTATTCTTTTAAATAGGTGTATACTTGGAGAAAGGTATATATTATATACAGGAAATGAAGGCATTTCATTTAAATCAATGCCGCATAATATGGAGCAATATAATGCAATTAAGAAAGCATAA